The following is a genomic window from Sphingobacterium spiritivorum.
CGCCGTCACCTATTGATACTCCATCTAAAATAATTGCTCTTTCACCTATCCATACATCATTACCTATTATGGTCCTTTTTGACGATTCATAAAGATTTCTGTTAGAAAAAACTTTTAACAACGGTGTATCTTTAATATATAGTGACGGATGTGTTGTTACTCCATCAATGTAATGAATTCCCGGTCCGATACTAACACCTTTGGCAATACTACAAAACTTACCAATTTCACAATTGATTACAGTTGTATCCTTCTGTATATATGTATGACTTTTGACAATCGAATCATAGAGTGTAACATTATTGAATACAACCGTATTTTCAAAAAACTCTGATTTACGGATATTACATCCTGGATAAAATTTTGACCCTTTATATTTATTTTGAATTACGCTTAAACTAATAACATTCTTCAACTTTGTAAAACAATCAAAATAGATATATTTCAAAATATAAAATAAAACCATAATAATTAAAACTTGGATAGCGAAAAGTTAGCTAATTTCTCTTTTACAAAATTTCTGAATACAATAGATGTGAAATAATATGTCAACATTGAAAGGATAAAAATCACTCCTATTTCAAGGAAGTAAATTAACAAATAAAAATACCCTTTTGACATAGGTAAATATGATTTTAATAAATACACGC
Proteins encoded in this region:
- a CDS encoding CatB-related O-acetyltransferase, producing MVLFYILKYIYFDCFTKLKNVISLSVIQNKYKGSKFYPGCNIRKSEFFENTVVFNNVTLYDSIVKSHTYIQKDTTVINCEIGKFCSIAKGVSIGPGIHYIDGVTTHPSLYIKDTPLLKVFSNRNLYESSKRTIIGNDVWIGERAIILDGVSIGDGAIIAAGSVVTKSVEPYQIVGGVPAKLIRYRYSEQIIDLLLRDKWWDKGSDWIEENWESFYSIDTYFKDEKI